ATTTATCACTGGAAAACGAGCGAATCCGAGCCACCTACGCCGTCGGCGGGGCGGTCGTCGTGAGCGGCGTGCTGCAGGTGCTGCTGCTCTGGCCGAGCCTGAAAGCCAGCGGCTACCGGTTCCTGCCGACGACGGGCGCCTGGTCCAGGCGGACCCGGCAGATGGTCCGGATCGGCCTGCCCGTCGCGTTCTCCGCGGCCGTCCTGCAGATCGGAGTGTTGCTGGACAAGGGGATAGCGTTCTTCCTGGCGGCCGAACCCGATGCCGTCCCTGGCGGCTGGACCCCGATGGCGGCAGGAGCGGCGGCGCGGCTGAACTGGGCCCAGTACGTCTACCAGTTCCCGCTCGGCGTCTTCGCTATCGCGCTCGCCACCGCCGTCTTTCCCGCGCTCGCCCGCGACGCCAAGTTCGACGCCGGACGGAATGATTCGTTCCGCCAGACCCTTCGTCGCGGCATCGAGAGCGCGGTCTTTCTTGGGATTCCGGCGAGTCTCGGCCTTGTCCTCGTGGCGACCGACGCCGTCCGTGTTCTGTTCGAACGGGGACGCTTCACGACCGAAGACACGCAGCTGGTCGCGACGAGCGTCGCCGTCTACTCCGCGGCGGTCTGGGCCTTCGCGTTGCAACAGATTGTCAATCGCGCTTACTACGCGCTGCAGGAGACGACGGTCCCGCTGCGCTGGGCGATGTATAATCTTGCGATTAATATCGTGATCGAGCTGCCGTTGATCTGGCTCCTGCCGCGCGGTTGGGGCGAGGTCGGCATGCCAGTCGGCACCTTCGCGAGCTTCGCCATCCAGAGCCTCTGGATGATGCTGCTCCTCAATCGCCGACTCGGCGGCATCGGGCTGGGCCAGTCGATCCGGCCCGTGGCGATCATGCTCCTCGCGACAGGCGCGATGGTGGCCGCCTGCTGGCCGATCCGGTGGATAGGCGACGACTCGACCACGTGGTCGGCCCTGCGGCTGGGCGTGACGATGGTCACCGGCGCGGGCGTCTACTTCGCGCTGACCGGCGCGACGGGCGTCCTGCGGTTGCCACGGCGTGGAAAATGACGATTTACCCCGAAGATCACCCGTTCTCCGTATAGCCGCGGGCTTACAGCCCGCGGTTCGAGATACTCGACTAGCGACGTCCACTTGTGTTTGACTGCGACCTGCAAGGTCGCAGCTACCCGGTCAGGGTCGCTCAAATGTGCATCTTCTTCTAGAAATCCCACTTTCATCGCAGGTAGCTGCGACCCTGCGGGTCGCAGTCGGTGCGAGACCCGGAACGTCCCTCGACGACAAGTTCGCACCGGCCCGCGCCGTTGCTACAGTCGAGGCTCCCATGGCTCAAGCTGCCGACGCCTCTGATTCCACCGCTGCTGCGACCGATGCGTCGATTCGTCAGCGGCTTCGTCCCGGTGCCCGCGTCAAGATCGTCCAACAGATCGCCGCCCGCCACTACGCCTGGGGCACCGAGCACGTCGGCACGATCGTCTCGTACGAGCAGCGGCAGACCGGTTCCTGGTACGCCCACAGCCGAGGCGACAAGCTGTGGCTCGACCGGCTTGTCATCCGCAAAGACGACGGCGAGGTTTTCACCTTCAACCTCGACGAGTACACGCGACTCGAGCTCCTGGCCGACGCACCCGCGGCGGGGTGATCTTCCGGTTTTCCTCGTTTTTCACTGAATGGCGACCGGTTCCCAGCCCTTTGTCTCTCCCTGGCTCGTCGCCGCGGCCGGGTGGGCCGTGCCGGGGCTCGGGCACGCGATCGTGGGCCAGAAGTGGCGTGGCGTCGCACTCTTCGCGGCCGTCGCTTCGCTCTTTGTCGGCGGGCTGCTGATCGGCGGAGTCCGCGTCGTCGACATGCCCGGCTACTTCGACGGGCAGCGGCAGATCCTGCGGAATGGCTCGTGGACGCTGACGCAAAACCCCGTCGGCACGGTCCTGGGCAAGCCCTGGTTCATCGCCCAGTCGCTCACCGGCCCGTCCGCCTTCGTGGCCGGCTACGGCGGAATCGTCGCGGCCCGCAACGGCTACCCGAAGCCAACCGCACGCCTCTCGGACATCGGCGTCCTCTATTGCGCGACGGCCGGCATGATGAAC
This Planctomycetota bacterium DNA region includes the following protein-coding sequences:
- the murJ gene encoding murein biosynthesis integral membrane protein MurJ, whose translation is MPHVTTGPLAETSPGRYALQVVPEGRSVAANARLIGAITFGSRILGLARESIAASAFGAGPVWSAFTIAFTIPNLFRKLFGEGALSAAFIPIYARLHATPGRERAAQRFAAQGTNLLVTTLAAITLTVEIVLISLILSGIGREDHRLAMGLTAIMLPYVVFVCGAAFLGGFLNVHGRFAAPAAASVLLNLCLIAAIGGCAVFFDLSLENERIRATYAVGGAVVVSGVLQVLLLWPSLKASGYRFLPTTGAWSRRTRQMVRIGLPVAFSAAVLQIGVLLDKGIAFFLAAEPDAVPGGWTPMAAGAAARLNWAQYVYQFPLGVFAIALATAVFPALARDAKFDAGRNDSFRQTLRRGIESAVFLGIPASLGLVLVATDAVRVLFERGRFTTEDTQLVATSVAVYSAAVWAFALQQIVNRAYYALQETTVPLRWAMYNLAINIVIELPLIWLLPRGWGEVGMPVGTFASFAIQSLWMMLLLNRRLGGIGLGQSIRPVAIMLLATGAMVAACWPIRWIGDDSTTWSALRLGVTMVTGAGVYFALTGATGVLRLPRRGK
- a CDS encoding DUF6677 family protein, coding for MATGSQPFVSPWLVAAAGWAVPGLGHAIVGQKWRGVALFAAVASLFVGGLLIGGVRVVDMPGYFDGQRQILRNGSWTLTQNPVGTVLGKPWFIAQSLTGPSAFVAGYGGIVAARNGYPKPTARLSDIGVLYCATAGMMNLIGILDASGRASRQGGKS